The Kribbella sp. HUAS MG21 genome includes the window TCTCGACGTACCGATCCTGCATGGCTGAACGGTACCGGTCATTCCCGCTCGATCGACGCCGCCAGGCGGGTGATCAGCACCCGGACACTGTCGACGAGTTCCGGCGGCGACTGGATCTCGAACGGCAGGCCGAGCAGGCCGAGGTACAGCGCGAGCTGATCGAGCGAGTTCGCGCCGGTCTCGACGAGCGTGGTGGTGGCGTCGACCGGGGTCACCGAGGCGACGTTCGGGCCGTAGCGGTCGGCGACCTCCTCGGCGGGGGCGTGCACGAGGATGCGTGCTTGGTGCCGGTAGCCACCGTACGCGACGCCGCGGTTCGTGGCCGCCAGCTCCGGTATCTCGCGGGGCGTGAAGCGCGGGCCGGTCGGGATGCGTGGCTCGAGCCGGTCGACGCGGAACGTCCGCCAGTCCTCGCGCTCCAGGTCCCACGCGACCAGGTACCAGCGTCGGCCCGTGTGCACCAGCCGGTGCGGTTCGGTCCTGCGTCTGGCCGCCGTACCGTCGTGGTTGCGGTAGTCGAACCGCAGTTGCTGGTGGTCGCGGCAGGCGGCGGCGACGGCTAGCAGTACGTCGGGTTGCACGGACGGGCCGCCCGCGGGGGTAACGGCGATCTGCTGGAGCAGTTCGATGCGGTGCCGCAGCCGGGACGGCAGGACCTGTTCGAGCTTGGTGAGCGCCCGGACCGACGACTCCTCGGTGCCGGCCACGGTGCCGGTCGCGGCTGCGCGCAGACCGATCGCGACCGCTACGGCTTCCTCGTCGTCGAGCAGGAGGGGTGGCAGCGCGGCGCCGGCACCGAGGCGGTAGCCGGCCACCCCCGGTACGGCGTCGACCGGGTAGCCGAGGTTGCGCAGCTTGTCCACGTCCCGCCGCACCGTGCGGACCCCGACGCCGAGCTCGTCGGCCAGCGCGGCGCCGCTCCACTCCTTGGGCTGCTGCAGGAGCGAGAGCAATTTGAGCAGTCGGGCCGAGGTTTCGATCATGCTGCTCAGTCTGGCATCCGGTTAGGACCGAAGGTGTCCTAACCGGGTGACACCGTGGAGACATGATCAAGCCATTCACCATCAACATCCCGCAGCACGCGCTCGACGAACTCGCCGCCAAGCTGGCGAGCACCCGGCTCCCCGCGCCGCTCCCCGGCGACGACTGGGACACCGGCGTACCGGTCTCCTGGCTCTCGTCGCTGGTCGAGTACTGGCGTACGTCGTACGACTGGCGAGCGGCCGAGAAGGAGCTGAACTCGTACCCGCAGTTCACCACCGAGATCGAAGGGCAGCGGATCCACTTCCTGCACGTCCGCTCGGCGGAGCCGGACGCGCTGCCGCTGCTGCTGACGCACGGGTGGCCGGGGTCGATCGCCGAGTTCCTCGATCTGATCGGCCCGCTCACCGACCCGGTCGCGCACGGCGGGGACGCGGCGGACGCGTTCCACGTGGTGATCCCGGCGCTGCCCGGGTTCGGGTTCTCCGGGCCGACCGCGGACGGCGACTGGACGTTCCCGCGGATCGGGCGGGTCTGGGCGGAGCTGATGAGCCGGCTCGGGTACGAGCGGTACGGCGTACAGGGCGGGGACCTCGGCGGGTCGGTCTCGCCGGAGGTGGGGCGCGCGGCTCCGGAGCACGTCGTCGGGGTGCACACGAACGGCGGGACGAACCTGCCGCCGTTGCAGATGTCGGACGAGGAACTGCAGACGCTGACGCCGCTGGAGCAGGACCGGATGGCGCGGATCGCGCGGTTCATGAAGGACGAGTTCGGCTACATCTCGATCCAGTCGACCCGGCCGCAGACGCTGGCCTACGGGCTGGTCGACTCGCCGGTCGCGCAGCTGGCCTGGATCATGGACAAGTTCAAGGCGTGGACGTACCCGGAAGAGACCTTGCCGGAGGCAATCATCGGCAAGGACCGGCTGCTCACGAACGTGATGCTGTACTGGCTGACCGGCACCGGCGGGTCGGCCGCGTACATCGGCTACGCCCAGCCGCGCTCCTGGGCGCCGCGGCCGAACTCGGGGGTGCCGACCGCCGTGCTCGCGCTGGCCCACGACGTCGCCATCCGGCGGTACTGCGAGACCTCGAACAACATCACCCGGTGGACGGACGCCACCGTGGGCGGGCACTTCGCCGCGCTGGAGCAGCCGGAGCTCCTGCTGAACGACGTGCGCGCGTTCTTCCGCGACCTCCGTCGGTGACCGTCCGGGGCGTCGGCCGAGTGGTGCCGACGCCCCCGGGTTCAGGTCAGTTGAAGTCCGTCGACGTGGTCAGGTGTGCCCAGGCGGCGGCTTCCTCGGCGCGGGCGGTCGACGAGGACTGCGCGAGCTGGAGCGCGTCGCTGCCGAGCAGCAGCCGGAGCGGCGGGTTCTCCAGGGCAACGATCTCGAGGATCGCCTGGGCGGCCTTCGCGGGGTCACCCGGCTGCTTGCCGTCGGTCTCGAGCCGGCGGCGGTGCATCGCGCCCACGGTCGACGCGTACGCCGGGTGCACCTCGTGGAGCTGCATCGACGAGCCGCCCCAGTCGGTCCGGAACCCGCCCGGCTCGACGATCGTCACCTTGACGCCGAACGGCCGGACCTCGTTGCTCAGCACCTCGGAGAAGCCCTCGACGCCGAACTTCGCGGTCTGGTACGCGCCCATCCCGGGCGTCCCGCCGACCCGGCCGCCGATCGACGAGAACTGCAGGAAGTGCCCGCCCTGCTGCTCCCGGAACACCGGCAGCGCCGCCTTCGTCACGTTGACCACGCCGAACAGGTTCGTCTCGATCTGCGCCCGGAAGTCGTCGTCGGTCATCTCCTCGATCGACGCGCTGTTGGCGTAGCCGGCGTTGTTCGCCACCACGTCCAGCCGGCCGAACTCCGCGACCGCGGTCCGTACGGCGCCTCGTGCCGCGCCGGCGTCCGTGACGTCGAGGGCGACGGCCCGGAGTTGGTCGCCGTACTTCGTGACCAGGTCGTCGAGCTGCTCGGGGGTGCGGGCGGTCGCGACGGCGCGGTCGCCCGCCGCCAGCACCGCCTCGGTCAGCGCGCGACCCAGTCCGCGCGAGCTGCCGGTGATCAGCCAGATCTTGCTCATGTCGTTCCTAACTAACCGAACGGTTGGATACCTCTATCTAACCAACTGGTTGGTTAGGAATCAACCAACCGGTTGGTTGTAGGCTCCGCGCATGCAGCAACGGAACGCAGACCGGACCCGGACGCGGATCCTGGAGGCGGCCACCGAGGAGTTCGCCGCCCGTGGGATCGCGGGTGCGCGGGTGAGTCGGATCGCCGAGGTGGCCGGGTGCAACAAGGCGATGCTGTACGCGTACTTCGGCAACAAGGACGACCTGTTCGACGCGGTGTTCAAGGCGTCGCTGGACAAGTACCTCGACGAGGTCGGGTTCGACGTCGAGGACCTGCCGGCGTACGCGGGGCGGGTGTTCGACTACTTCGAGGCGCATCCGGACAGGTTGCGGCTGTCGGTCTGGTACCGGCTCGAGCGGCCGGACGGCCAGCCGCTGGAGGCGATCGTCGCGGTGAACCAGAGCCGGCTGGAGGAGTTGCAGCAGGGCATGCGCCGGCGGGTGGTGCCGCGCCGGTTCACGCCGGTCAGCCTGCTGTCGCTGATCCAGGCGATCGCGACCAGCTGGTCGTCGATGAACCCGGAGCTGGGGTCCGAGCTGCCGGACCGCGCGGTGCGCCGGCGGGCGGTGGTGACGGCGGTGGAGCGGATTCTCAGCTAACTCATTGGCTGGCCCGATGGAGTTCTCAGTCTGGCGAGCTCTACTCGTACCAGAGGGAACTGGCCGAGGAGGGCGACAGCAGATGAACCAGCAGGGGCCGCAGGATCCGCAGATGCCGCAGTACGGTCCGCAACAGCCGTACGGTCCGCAGTACCGGCAGGGTCCGCAGGGGCCGCAGTACGGGCACGGTCCGCAGGGGCAGCCGTTTGCGTACGGGCCGTACGGGCCGCCGCCGGTGCCGCGGAAGAAGCGGGGGCGGCGGTTGCTCGGGGCCGGTGCGTTGGGGCTGGCTACCGCGCTGGTTGCGGGGTCGGTTGCCTGGGGCATCGACCAGCGGGCGGGCGGGAACAGTTCGCAGCTGGCGCAGACGGCGTTCGACCCGGCGGCAGTCGCGGCGGAGGTGTCGCCCGGGCTGGTGGACGTGAACGCGGTGCTCGGGTACGAGAACGCGCGAGCTGCCGGTACCGGGATCGTGCTCACCTCCGACGGCGAGGTGCTCACCAACCACCACGTGATCGAGGGCGCGACGTCGATCACCGTGCGGAACGTCGGCAACGGGAAGACGTACAGCGCGAGCGTCGTCGGGTACGACGAGGATCACGACATCGCGGTACTGAAACTGAAGGACGCGTCCGGGCTGGAGACCGCGAAGCTCGGTGACTCCGACAAGGTGAAGCTCGGCGACCAGGTCGTGGGCGTCGGGAACGCCGGCGGCGACGGCGGCGAACCGAGCTACGCGGCCGGCGAGGTGACCGGGCTGAACGAGTCGATCACCGCGACCGACGAGAACGGCCAGGACCCGGAGAACCTGACGAACCTGATCGAGACCGACGCCGACATCCAGCCCGGCGACTCCGGCGGACCGCTGGTGAACGCCGACGGGGAGGTCATCGGCGTCGACGTGGCCGGCAGCACCGCCGGCAACGGCAACCAGGGCGCCCCCACCCAGAGCGCCGCCACGACCCCGACCGCCTGGGGCGACGGCCCCAACGACGGCACCGGCTTCCCCTTCGGCAACGGCACACCCCCCGGCAACGGCTACGGCAACGGGCAGGGCAACGGGCAGGGGAATGGACAGGGGAGTGGCCAGAGCCAGGGGACCGGCGTTCCGGGTGAGGGTTACGCGATCCCGATCAACCAGGCACTCGACATCGCCGAACAGATCCAGGACGGCAAGGCATCCGACACGGTCCACATCGGCGACTCCGCGATGCTGGGCGTCTCGATCCTCACCAGCCCCGGCACCACCGGCGCGGTAGTCGGCGACGTCATCACAGACGGCCACGCAGACGAAGCAGGCCTGGAACCCGGCGACGTGATCACCTCCTTCGCCGGCAAGCAGGTCGACTCACCCGACACCCTCGCCGAACTCCTCAACAAGCAACACCCAGGCGACAAGGTAGACCTCACCTGGACCGACCAATCCGGCCAATCCCACAAGACCACCATCGAACTGATCAAAGGCCCAGTCCGCTAACACCGCCCACCACCATCGAGTTCGTCACCTACCCGGTCCGTTGGCCCAGCGCCACCCCCTCGCTGCAGCGGACCGTCCATCGGGCCCCGGCGCTCCCCCTCCCCCTCGGAGCGCCCGGGCCCGATCTTCTGTTTTCACCCGGAGAAGCAGGTCGGGTGGGCGGGGGACCACCCGAGCGCGCGAGCCCGCGCGTTGCTGGCACCTCGCGCCCATGGAGTACGCGGCGTGGAGTCGGCCGGGGCGCCGGCGTACGGCGGGGTGGTGGACGGCGGAGTGTTGGGTGTGAGGCCTAGGGAGTGGGTGAAGGCGGGGGCCCAGGTTGAGGCGGGGGCTGGGGTGTTGTCGACGATGTTTACGGGGCCGGTGGGCCAGGTGAGGGCTGCGGCTGTTGCGGTGGCGGCGTCGTCTACGTGGACGAAGCTGGTGATGTCGGGGCCGGTGGGGAGTTTGCCTGCTGCGGCTAGGTCGGCCATGAGGGCGCCGGCGGTGTACCAGGTGCCCGGGCCGTAGAACAGGCCGTACCGCAGGACCACCCACTCGGGCGCCTCCGCGGTGATCGTCTCCAACGCGTGCACCGCCTCGACGGTCGCGCGGCGCGTGTCGTCCGCAGCCTGCAGATCGAGCGGCGTGTCCTCGTCGGCGGGAGTATCGCCCGGCTCGTACGCCCACGCGATGCTCTGCGAGATCACCCGCCGCACCCCGGCAGCAAGCGCGGCATCGACCAGATTCCGCGTACCTTCCCGCCGGATCCGGTTGTTCGCCGCGAAGTCCCGCGCACCCAGATCCGTCAGCTGATGAATCACCACCTCCGCCCGGGCCTCCGCCACCACCTCCCGCAACCGCGCAGCGTCGTACACGTCCCCGGCCACCACAGCCGAACTCCCCGGCACACCCACCGAGGGATGCCGGGTGAGAGCGGTGACTTCGTGGCCCTGGGCGGCCAGCAGGGGGACGAGCCGACGGCCGATGGTGCCGGTGGCGCCGGCAACGAAGATCCTCATGGAGACCAACCTAAGGAGGGCACCGAGAAGCACGCCTGGTCCAATCGGCGAGCGGTTTCCGGGGCCACTTCCCGCGGCAATCCCATCCACTGATTGAACAACCGTCCTAAGATGTGGACATCCCACTTGGCGCAGGGTGTGACGCCACTAACATGGAGCATCCAGGCCGAGAGGCGCTGCAACGGACGCCGGGTCCGCCACGCTCGACCTGGAGCACTGACTGCAAGGGCGCCTCCGGAGAGTTCTTCTGGAGGGGTTGGCAGATGAGTGAAGCCGCGCTGCGCGAGCTGCTGGATCAGCGGATCGCAGTCCTCGACGGTGCGTGGGGCACGATGCTGCAGGGCGCCAAGCTGCAGCCCGCCGACTACCAGGGTGATCGCTTCGGCGACCACACGCACGACGTCACCGGCGACCCGGACCTGCTGAACCTCACCCGCCCGGACCTGATCCTCGACGTCCACCGGCAGTACCTGGCGGCCGGCGCCGACATCACCACCACGAACACGTTCACCGCGTCGAGCATCGGCCAGGCCGACTACGGCCTGCAGGAGTACGTCCGCGAGATGAACGTGGCCGGCGCCCGCCTGGCCCGCCAGGCCGCCGACGAGTTCGGCCGGAAGTTCGTCGCCGGCTCGATCGGTCCGCTGAACGTCACGCTGTCGCTGAGCCCACGCGTCGAGGATCCGTCGTACCGCGCGGTGTCCTTCCAGCAGGTGAAGGACGCGTACGCCGAGCAGATCGCGGCGCTCGCCGAGGGCGGCGTCGACCTGCTGCTGATCGAGACGATCTTCGACACCCTGAACGCGAAGGCCGCGGTCGCCGCGGCCCGCGAGGTGGCGCCGCAGCTCCCGCTGTGGATCTCGGTGACGATCGTCGACCTGAGCGGCCGGACGCTCAGCGGCCAGACCGTCGAGGCGTTCTGGAGCTCGGTCGAGCACGCCGACCCGCTGGTCGTCGGCGTGAACTGTTCGCTCGGCGCCGCCCAGCTGCGGCCGCACGTGGCCGACCTGGCCAGGTTCGCCGGCACGTACGTCGCCTCGCACCCGAACGCGGGCCTCCCGAACGCGTTCGGCGGGTACGACGAGACGCCCGAGGAGACGTCCGCGCTGCTGCGGGAGTTCGCCGAGGCCGGCCTGGTGAACATCGTCGGGGGCTGCTGCGGTACGACACCGGCGCACATCAAGCAGATCGCCGAAGCTGTCGAGAACCTTCGGCCGCGCACCGTCGTACCGGACGACCACACCACGCGGTTCTCCGGGCTCGAGCCGTTCCGGATCGGGCCGGACACCGGCTTCGTGATGATCGGCGAGCGCACGAACGTCACCGGGTCGGCGAAGTTCCGCCGGCTGATCGAGGGCGACGACTACCAGGCCGCGGTCGACGTGGCGCTGGAGCAGGTCCGCGGCGGCGCGAACCTGCTGGACGTGAACATGGACGCCGACCTGCTGGACAGCGAGCAGGCGATGACCACGTTCCTGAACCTGATCGCGACCGAGCCCGAGGTAGCCCGGATCCCGATCATGATCGACAGCTCGAAGTGGTCGGTGCTGGAGACCGGGCTGAAACACGTGCAGGGCAAGGGCGTGGTCAACTCGATCAGCCTCAAGGAGGGCGAGGAGCAGTTCCTCGAGCACGCCCGGCGGATCCGCGACTACGGCGCCGGCGCGGTCGTGATGGCCTTCGACGAGCAGGGCCAGGCGGACACGGTCGAGCGCAAGGTGGAGATCTGCGCGCGGGCGTACGACCTGCTCACGCAGAAGGTCGGCTTCCCGGCCGAGGACATCATCTTCGACCCGAACGTGCTGGCGGTCGCGACCGGGATGGCCGAGCACAACGCCTATGCGAAGAACTTCATCGAGGCGCTGCCGCTGATCAAGGAGCGCTGTCCGGGCGTGCACCTGAGCGGCGGCATCTCGAACCTGTCGTTCTCGTTCCGCGGGAACGACATCGTCCGGGAGGCGATGCACTCGGCGTTCCTGTTCCACGCCGGCAAGGCCGGGCTGGACATGGGCATCGTGAACGCGGGCCAGCTCGCGGTCTACGAGGACATCCCGAAGGACCTGCTGGAGCTCGTCGAGGACGTGATCTTCGACCGCCGCGACGACGCCACCGACCGGCTGGTCGCGTTCGCCGAGAACGTGAAGGGCAAGGGCAAGCAGCGCGAGATCGACCTGAGCTGGCGTGAGGGCTCGGTCGAGGAGCGGCTGTCGCACGCGCTGGTGCACGGCATCGTCGACTACATCGAGGCCGACACCGAGGAGGCGCGGCAGCAGCTGCCGCGGCCACTCGACGTCATCGAGGGTCCGCTGATGGCCGGGATGAAGGTCGTCGGCGACCTGTTCGGCGCGGGCAAGATGTTCCTCCCGCAGGTGGTGAAGAGCGCACGCGTGATGAAGCGCTCGGTCGCCTACCTCGAGCCGTTCATGGAGGAGGAGAAGGAACAGGCCCGCCGGGAAGGTCGCGCGGAGATGGTCCGCGGCCAGGGCAAGGTCGTGCTCGCGACCGTGAAGGGCGACGTCCACGACATCGGCAAGAACATCGTCGGCGTGGTGCTCGGCTGCAACAACTACGAGGTGATCGACCTCGGGGTGATGGTGCCGGCGGCCAAGATCCTCGACACCGCGGTGGCCGAGGGCGCGGACGCCGTCGGCCTGTCCGGGCTGATCACGCCGTCGCTGGACGAGATGGTGTCGGTGGCGACCGAGATGCAACGCCGCGGGCTGAAGCTCCCGCTGCTGATCGGCGGCGCGACCACCTCGAAGCAGCACACCGCCGTCCGGATCGCCCCGGCGTACGAGAACACCACCGTGCACGTGCTGGACGCGTCGCGGGTGGTCGGAGTGGTGTCCGACCTGCTCGACGAGGAACGCGCCGAGGAACTTGCCAAGAGCAACAGTGCCGAGCAGGAGCGGCTCCGCGAGCAGCACGCGAACAAGCAGCGCGCGCCGCTGCTGACGGTGGCCGAGGCCCGGGCGAACCGGGAGCCGGTCGAGTACGGCGAGCTGCCGGTGCCGGCGTTCACGGGGCTGAAGCGGGTCTCGCCGAGCATCGAGACGCTGCGCGAGATGGTCGACTGGCAGTTCCTGTTCCTGGCCTGGGAGCTGAAGGGGAAGTACCCGGCGATCCTGGAGCAGCCGGTGGCGCGGGAGCTGTTCGACGACGCGAACGCGTTGCTGGACGAGATCATCGCGAACGGCTCGTTCACCGCCGAGGGCGTGTACGGGTTCTGGCCGGCGCACAGCGAGGGCGACGACATCGTCCTCGACGGGCTGGACCGGTCGTTCCCGATGCTGCGGCAGCAGACCGAGAAGCCGGCCGGCCGGCACAACCGTTGCCTCGCCGACTACATCGCCCCGCAAGGAGACCACCTCGGCGGATTCGGGGTCGCGATCCACGGCGCCGAGGCGCTGGCGAAGTCGTACGAGGACCGCAACGACGACTACAAGGCGATCATGGTGAAGGCGCTCGCCGACCGGCTGGCGGAGGCCTTCGCCGAGTGGATCCACCTGGAGGCGCGGCGGGCCTGGTTCGAGCCGGAGGCGCAGCCGGTGCTGGAGGATCTGCACGCGGAGCGGTTCCGCGGCATCCGCCCGGCGCTCGGGTACCCGGCAAGCCCGGACCACACCGAGAAGAAGGACCTCTTCGAGCTGCTCGAGGCGGACCGGATCGGCCTCGGGCTGACGGAATCGTTCGCGATGACGCCGGCCGCCGCGGTGAGCGGCCTGATCTTCGCGCACCCGGCCTCGCGCTACTTCAGCGTCGGCCGCCTCGGCCGCGATCAGATCGAGGACTACGCCGCCCGGCGGAACCTCCCGGTCGAAGAGGTCGAGCGCTGGCTCCGCCCGAACCTGGCGTACGACCCGGCATGACGGTCCGGCCTGCGGTTGCCGACGACGCGGACGCGGTGGCCGCGATCTGGTACGACGGTTGGCGCGACGGCCATCTGGGGCATGTTCCGGACGAGTTGGTCGCCGTACGGACGAAGGAGTCGTTCTGGACGCGCGCGGCCGAACGGGTCGCGGACACCACGGTCGCGGTCGCGGGTGACGCGATCGCGGGCTTCGTGATGGTGGTCGGCGCGGAGGTCGAGCAGGTGTACGTCGCCCGCGATCATCGCGGATCGGGTGTCGCCGGGACGCTGCTCGCCGAGGCCGAGCGGCAGGTGAAGGCCAACGGCCACGACGAGGCCTGGCTCGCCGTCGCGACCGGCAACGCGCGCGCCCGCCGGTTCTACGAGCGCAGCGGCTGGACCGACGCCGGCGCCTTCGACTACCCGGCGGCGGTCGACGACGGCAGCGTGCCGGTGCCGTGCCACCGCTACGTGAAGCCCGTCTGAGTCAGCTCCGCGGCAGGGCGCCGTACAGCAAGGTGCGGAGCGCGTCGGTGAGCGCAGGCTCGAACTCCATCCGGATCGCCGCGAGCGTGGGGTCGGCTTCGTAGGCCGCGAGGATCGCCGGAACCGGGTGGGAATGCGTCCAGACCGCGCCGGCGAGCAGGCTCGCGGTCGCGATGAACCGGCCCGCTCCCTCCGCGCCGAGCTCCGGCAGCACGCGGACGACCACCGCGATCAGCTGCTGGTACGCGACCGCGGCCGCGCGCTTGAACGTCAGCGCGGTCTCGGTCGAGATGTTCCGCTCCAGGACCGCCGCCTGCGCGCTGATCAGGTCGCACAGCACCGGCCGCCGCGCCAGGGTGCCGACGATCGCACTCACCAGCCGCTCGGCGCGCTCGTCGGTCGGTAGCGCATCCGGGACCTCGGCCAGCGTCCCTTCCAGGTCCGCCACCCACGCCGCCAGTTCGTTGCTGGACAGCTCGAGCAGGACGGCCTCGCGCGAGTCGAAGTAGTTCAGCACGTTCGACTTCGCCAGGCCGACGCGGCGGCTGAGCTCGTTCAGGGTGAGGTCCGCGACCGGCAGCTCGGTCAGCATCGCGGCCGCCGTGCCGAGGATCGCCTGCCGCCGCGCGGCCCGCTGCTCCGCGCTCCGGGCGCGCTGGAAGGTCATGCCCCGATTCTACAGACCGACGGTCTGTTGTTATCGAACCAGTGGTCTGATAATGTCGGAGACATAACAGACCACCAGTCTTTTATTGGAGAGTGGGCCATGTACGACGTCCCCGACCAGACCGGCAAGCTCGCCGTCGTGACCGGCGCCAACAGCGGCACCGGCCTGGAGACCGCCAAACGGCTCGCGGCCGCCGGCGCCCGCGTGGTGCTGGCGGTGCGGACCCCGGCGAAGGGCGAGGCGGCGCGCGCCGAGATCCTGGCCGAGCACCCGGACGCGCGGCTCGAGGTCCGCCGGATCGACCTCGCCGACCTCGCCTCGGTCCAGGAGTTCGCCGAGCAGCTCGCCGCCGACGAGCCGCACCTGGACCTGCTGGTGAACAACGCCGGCGTGATGAACCCGCCGACGCGGATGACCACCAAGGACGGCTTCGAGCTGCAGTTCGGCTCGAACTACCTGGGCCCGTTCGCACTCACCGTCCGGCTGCTGCCGCTGATCCTGGCTGCCCCGGAGCCGCGGGTCGCGACGATGTCCAGCGGCGCGGCGTACTTCGGCCGGATCCACTTCGACGACCTCCAGTGGGAGCGCCGCTACCGCGCGCAGGCGGCGTACTCGCAGTCGAAGCTCGCCGACCTGATGCTGAGCAACCACCTCGCCACGCTGTCCGCCGACCGCGGCTGGGGCTTGCGCAGTGTCGCCGCGCATCCCGGCTTCACCCGGACGAACCTGCTGGCCACCGGCTCCAGCCTGGGGCGCGAGCGGCCGCCGGCGATCGTCCGCCTCGGCTACCGCTTCAACCCGCTCCCGACGCAGGGTGTCGAGACCGGCGCCGAGCCGCTGTTGTTCGCGGCCGCGGACCCCGCGGCGGAGCCCGGCGTGTATTACGGCCCGGCGCACCGCTTCGGCCTGGTCGGCCCGACCACCCTGGTCCGGAACCCGAAGTCGGCGACCGACCCGGAGACGAACGCCCGGCTCTGGCAGGTTTCCGAGACGTTGACGGGTGTCGCGCTGCCCTCGATGCTGCGCACATGAGCGAATGGTCGAGCGGGGGGATCTACGAGTCGTACGTCGGCCGGTGGAGCCGGCTGGTCGCGCCGGAGTTCGTGGCGTGGCTGGACCAGCCGCCCGGCCGGCGATGGCTCGACGTCGGCTGCGGTACCGGCGCGTTGACCAGCACGATCCTGCGGACCGCTGACCCGGAGTCGGTGCACGGGGTGGACCCGTCGGAGGGTTTCATCTCCTACGCCCGGGCAGCGGTCGACGATCCGCGGGCGCGGTT containing:
- a CDS encoding SDR family oxidoreductase, giving the protein MYDVPDQTGKLAVVTGANSGTGLETAKRLAAAGARVVLAVRTPAKGEAARAEILAEHPDARLEVRRIDLADLASVQEFAEQLAADEPHLDLLVNNAGVMNPPTRMTTKDGFELQFGSNYLGPFALTVRLLPLILAAPEPRVATMSSGAAYFGRIHFDDLQWERRYRAQAAYSQSKLADLMLSNHLATLSADRGWGLRSVAAHPGFTRTNLLATGSSLGRERPPAIVRLGYRFNPLPTQGVETGAEPLLFAAADPAAEPGVYYGPAHRFGLVGPTTLVRNPKSATDPETNARLWQVSETLTGVALPSMLRT
- a CDS encoding TetR/AcrR family transcriptional regulator, whose amino-acid sequence is MTFQRARSAEQRAARRQAILGTAAAMLTELPVADLTLNELSRRVGLAKSNVLNYFDSREAVLLELSSNELAAWVADLEGTLAEVPDALPTDERAERLVSAIVGTLARRPVLCDLISAQAAVLERNISTETALTFKRAAAVAYQQLIAVVVRVLPELGAEGAGRFIATASLLAGAVWTHSHPVPAILAAYEADPTLAAIRMEFEPALTDALRTLLYGALPRS
- a CDS encoding GNAT family N-acetyltransferase, which translates into the protein MTVRPAVADDADAVAAIWYDGWRDGHLGHVPDELVAVRTKESFWTRAAERVADTTVAVAGDAIAGFVMVVGAEVEQVYVARDHRGSGVAGTLLAEAERQVKANGHDEAWLAVATGNARARRFYERSGWTDAGAFDYPAAVDDGSVPVPCHRYVKPV